Proteins co-encoded in one Yamadazyma tenuis chromosome 1, complete sequence genomic window:
- a CDS encoding uncharacterized protein (EggNog:ENOG503NX06; COG:O), translating to MKTDYYELLDVAIDASDTELKKAYRRKALQLHPDKNPDDIEGATARFALVRAAYEVLSDPQERSWYDSHKGSILNDDKVVETENDELVIPSISVEELYRYFNPSFYSQINDSQNGFFYVVASLFGRLASEEINHGRHQKFPEYERYQDNSPNVSALDDSVLMYPKFGNSGTDYATNIRSFYNVWSSFQTVKTFSWKDEYRLSSAPDRKTRRLMEKENKKFREAARKEYNETIRNFVQFIKKRDPRVKKGIQELEKEKKRKKKEEIDNQIKLNKQQRLKALSQSNNFEVQDWQKFSVEELDELEGMLNEEYKSSSDSEFDEFEQVDDIEVFECIVCDKVFKNEKQYQIHEDSKNHRKAVNKLKYEMRKEGVELGIDEQFETASEHNSESEDEEASHEEFPVVSDTSETNLENQSVDPLVFEVDDSIESDDYSEDLSSSQPQKTKVKGKNKKSSSILNLEDELSKITGLASGINLDSDEDDWSNSGKKPKKRTKKAEKKGTYTPSLPGASSPSPSPSQSTAKGSESCATCNNSFSSRNKLFQHVKETGHAAPVNKVKKKRR from the coding sequence ATGAAAACAGACTACTATGAGTTGTTGGACGTAGCCATAGATGCTTCGGATACCGAGTTAAAGAAGGCATATAGAAGAAAGGCTCTACAACTTCATCCTGACAAAAATCCTGATGATATTGAGGGTGCTACTGCCCGATTTGCCTTAGTACGTGCTGCCTACGAGGTGTTATCTGATCCACAGGAAAGATCATGGTATGACTCTCATAAAGGCCTGATCTTGAACGACGATAAAGTCGTCGAAACAGAAAATGACGAGTTGGTTATCCCATCGATCTCTGTAGAAGAGTTGTATCGTTATTTCAATCCTTCCTTTTATTCTCAAATTAACGACAGTCAGAACGGGTTCTTTTACGTGGTAGCTAGTTTATTTGGACGACTTGCCTCAGAAGAAATAAACCATGGAAGACACCAGAAATTTCCAGAATATGAGAGGTATCAAGATAACTCTCCCAACGTGAGTGCTCTAGACGACTCTGTGTTGATGTACCCAAAGTTTGGTAATAGTGGTACCGATTATGCCACCAACATCAGACTGTTCTATAACGTGTGGTCGCTGTTCCAAACGGTAAAGACTTTCAGTTGGAAAGACGAATACCGGCTCAGTTCTGCTCCCGATAGAAAGACAAGAAGGTTAATGGAGAAGGAGAACAAAAAGTTCAGAGAAGCTGCTAGAAAAGAGTATAATGAGACTATAAGAAACTTCGTCcagttcatcaagaagagaGACCCTAGAGTCAAAAAGGGGATacaggagttggagaaggagaagaaacggaaaaagaaggaagaaattgacAATCAGATAAAGCTCAACAAGCAACAAAGATTGAAAGCACTATCACAgtccaacaactttgaGGTTCAAGATTGGCAAAAGTTTTCCGtagaagaacttgatgaacttgaaggaatgTTAAATGAAGAGTATAAATCAAGCTCAGACAGTGAATTCGACgaatttgaacaagtgGATGATATAGAAGTTTTTGAGTGCATTGTCTGTGACAAGGTATTCAAGAACGAGAAACAGTACCAGATTCACGAAGACTCCAAAAACCACCGCAAGGCAGTGAATAAGTTGAAATACGAGATGAGAAAAGAGGGTGTGGAACTAGGAATTGATGAGCAGTTTGAAACTGCCAGTGAACATAATTCTGAGtctgaagacgaagaagcaAGCCACGAGGAATTTCCTGTTGTTTCTGATACTTCAGAGACCAATTTAGAAAATCAGTCTGTTGATCCTTTGGTATTTGAGGTTGATGACTCGATTGAAAGTGATGATTACAGTGAAGATTTATCCTCATCTCAACCCCAGAAAACCAAGGTTAAAGGTAAAAATAAGaagtcttcttcaatcttgaaTCTAGAGGACGAGCTATCGAAGATCACTGGTTTGGCTTCTGGAATCAATCTTGACAGCGACGAAGATGACTGGAGTAATTCCGGTAAAAAACCCAAGAAAAGGACGAAAAAGGCAGAGAAAAAGGGAACATATACTCCTTCTCTACCAGGGGCCTCTTCTCCATCGCCATCACCTTCACAATCTACTGCAAAAGGACTGGAATCATGTGCTACTTGCAACAACAGTTTCAGTTCTCGTAACAAACTATTCCAACATGTCAAGGAAACTGGGCATGCTGCACCAGTTAATaaagtcaagaagaaaagacGGTGA